The Sagittula stellata E-37 sequence CGAACTGCAGGAAGGCCGCCGTGACAAGGCCGAGCCCGATCCAGAAGACGGTGCGCAGCGCAGGCGACGGCAGGCCCAGCACGATTGAGCCGCCGAGGATCAGCAGGACCGTCAGGCCAAGCCCGACCGTGCCGGCAAACAGCGGCGTGTACCCTCCGAACAGCAGGTAGACCAGCACACCAAGCGGAACCAGCAGCATCCAGCCGTCCTTCACCGCCTTCAAGGGCGACGGCAGATCCTCTCGCGGAAGTCCGCGCAGCGCGTGTTTGCCCGCTTCGAGATGTACGATCCAGAAGGCCGATGCGAAGTAGAGGATGGCCGGCACCAGCGCCGCCTTGACGACTTCGACATAGGGCACGTCCAAGGTCTCGGCCATGATGAAGGCAACCGCCCCCATGACCGGCGGCATGATCTGCCCGCCCATCGAGGCGGTGGATTCGACACCGCCCGCGAACTCCGCCCGGTAGCCGAAGCGCTTCATCAGCGGAATGGTGAACTGCCCGGTCGTCACGACGTTGGCGACACCGGAGCCGGAGATCGTGCCCATCAGCCCGGACGAGACGACGGAAACCTTCGCGGCGCCGCCCTGCCGGTGCCCGAAGAACCCCATGGAGACGTCGGTGAAAAGCTGGATCATGCCCGCCCGTTCGAGGAACGAACCGAAGAGGATGAAAAGGAAGATATAAGTCGAAGACACGTAGATCGGGATGCCGTAGATGCCCTCGGTCCCGAAGGCCATATGGTCGATCACCTGCTCGAAGGCGTACCCACGATGGTCCAGCGGGTAGGGCAGATGCTCGCCGAAGAGACAGTACAGCAGGAACAGGCCCGCGATGATCGGAAGGGCGATGCCCATCATCCAGTAGGCCGCGGCGAAGACGGTGACGAGCGCGATCACCCCGATGGCGATATCGGCCGAGGTCGGGCGCCCCGCGCGCAGGATCAGGTCGCGGTACTCGACCCATTGGTAGCAGGCCACAAGCAAACCGGCGGCGGCCAACGCCCAGGCAAGGGCGCGCAGGACAGGCCCCGCCTCGCGGGCGTAGGCGACCAGCGGAAAGCTCAGCGCCATGAGGAAACCCACGTGGATGGCCCGGACGATCTGGCTGGGCATGTCCACCAGATGCGCCGCGGTGGCGATCTGGAACAGGGAAAAGATCACGGCGATCCAGAACAGGAAACGTCCTACCCTTCCGGCTGGGAAGGTCACGCCATGGGTCTCCGCCGGAACCGGCGGTGCGGCTTGGTCAGTCATGTCTGTCTCCCTCGACAACGGCACGCGCGCCGCGCGCGGGGGCACGCGGCGCCGTGAACCCGTCCCTGATCAGTTGATCAGACCCTGTTCCCGGTAAAAGCGCTCCGCGCCGGGATGGAGCGGGATCGGCATGCCTTCGAGCGCATTCTCCAGCTTGATCTGTGCCGCCGCCTGATGCGACGAGGTCAGCGTCTCGATGTTCTCGAACAGCAGTTTGGTCATCTGGTAGGCCAGTTCGTCCGACACGTCCGAGTGCGTCACGAGGTAGTTGGCGATTGCCACGGTCGGAACGTCGCTGTCCTGCCCGTCATAGGTGCCGCCGGGGATCACCGCCGCCCGGTAAGGCGCACCGAGGGTTTCGGCGATGGATGCGGGGATCTCGACCACGGTGATCGGAACGGACGTGGAGAGATCGCGGATGGACGCCACGCCCAGGCCCGCCGATTGCAGGGTGGCGTCAAGCTGGCGGTTCTTCATCAGTTCGACCGACTCCGCGAAAGGCAGGTATTCGGTCTTGCCGAGGTCGTCATAGGACATGCCCGCCGCCCCCATGATCGCACGCGCGTTGAGTTCCGTACCGGACGCGGGCGCGCCAACCGAAACGCCCTTGCCCGCAAGGTCCGCCAGCGTGGTCGCGCCGCTTTCCTGAAGGGCCACAAGCTGGACGTAGTTAGGATAAATGCCCGCGATGCCGCGCAGCTTGTCGAGTTTCTCCGGGAAACCGGCTTCTTCGTCCCCGGCCCATGCCGCCGCGACGCTGTCACCCAGCGCAAAGGCGATCTCGCCCCGGCCGTCCTGCAACAGGTTCAGGTTTTCGACGGAGGCCTTGGTGGACTGTACCTGCGTGCGCACCTTGTCGATGTTCTCGGCATAGATGTTCGACAGGCCGACACCGAGCGGATAGTAAACGCCCGAGGTGCCCCCGGTGAGCACGTTCACGAAATTCTGCGCATGGGCGCCGGTTGCGCCGACCAGGATGATGGATGCGGCGACGGTGCCGCGGAGCGCGGTTGCAAGATAGTTCATGGTATCCTCCCTTGATACTGATCGCTCCGAGAACGATCGCCATCAACGAACAGCCAGACCCGGAAAATCTCAAAGAATACGCGACTCGGCGCAGGAAATGCCGGGCAACGCGTCGCTCTGTCCGTGGCGAGTTCTTGCCCGGGCCGTTGCATCGCACTGAAATCCGGCGGTTCGGCAGCGGGCAGCCCCCCAACCGGCAGAGTTCGTGGCGAGCGGTTGCCGTTTCGTCCAGCACGCGGTCTCGCCGCTCGTTTTGGCAATTTGTGCCCCTTCTGGAAGGGGTGATCATGGGCACGACCATGCGCGATCATCTGCCCCATTGCGCCCGCCCGAGGGGCGAATCATTGCTGCGTATCGCCGATCACACGTCCGCCGGGCACCAATGCAGCGCGGCGACAGGCGCAAAACTGTCCTTACGTCACCCAAAAGTGCCTTTACGGCATGCGCCGATAATTCCTGCGATTTTTTGACCAATCGGCAAAAACTCGCGCCAGCGTTGTGAGCCGCGCTCATAAAGCTGGACGTCAAGGCTCTGTTACCAAAGGCTGTCAGGAAACAACAAATGACAGCAACTGGGGCCTCTCAATGTTTCACCACGCTCTGAACGGTCGGGCCTTCGGCCGTGCCTTTTCCAATCCCTTCAACTTCGAATTCGGCACCCGCCGAGGCGACATGCTGACCGGCACCGAGGGCACGGACTTCATCTTTGGCCGGAGCGGTGACGACACGGTGATCGCGTCTGACGGCCTCGATTTCATCATGGGCGACCGGGGCTTCGACACCGTGGTCTATTCTGGCTCCATCCTTGACGCCGACATCGCTCTGTCGGGCCTCAAGAAGGGTCGCCACCACGCCCTCAACGCATCCACCGCCATCGTGACAATCACGGATGCCCAGGGCGCCGTGACCTCGGTCGACGTGCTGAAGAAGGTTGAGGCGCTCTACTTCGCGGCGGACGACTACACGCTCTTCCTCGACGGGACGAACAATGCCGTGCTGGCAGGCGACGACGCCGCGGCCACCACGGAAAACACGGCGATCACCCTCGACGTCGCCGACCTCCTGTCGAACGACACCGAGTTTGACGGTGACACGCTGACGATCACCTCCGTGGACGCCACCTCGGCGCTGGGGGCCATGGTCGCGATGGCGGACGGGCAGATCACCTACACGCCCACCTTCGACGCGCTGGCCGAGGGCGAGACGCTTGAGGACACGTTCACCTACACCGTCGACGACGGCTATGGCGGGACCGACACCGCAACCGTCACGGTGACCGTCACCGGCACCAACGACGCGCCTGTCCTGACAGTCTCCGACCCGGCGATTACAGTGGATGAGAACACCACCGCCGTCACCACCGTCTCGGCCACAGATGCCGACAATGGCGCTGTGCTGTCCTACTCCCTTGAAGGCGACGACGCGTCCCTGTTCCAGATTGCAGATGACGGTACGATCACTTTCGGGGCCGGGCCGGACTACGAGGCCCCGGCCGACGCCGACACCGACAACACCTACGAGCTGACTGTCGTGGTCACCGACGAGTACGGTGCACGCGACGCGCGTGCGATCACCGTGACCGTCAACGATGTATCGGAGAAGATCGCCGTCACGCAGGGGTTCGAGACGGAATCAGGCGGCAGCAAGTACGATTACGACCCGGCGACCGGCAACCTGACCGAGCTGGGCGACGTCGTAGACCTGCCCAACGTGCCCGGACTTGCGACCGTCGACAGCACCGAGGCATCCGCCGGGCTGTGGGGCTTCGACCTTGAGTGGGAGAACACCCGCAACGACGTGGGCATCTCGGACGGCGATTTCATCGGCGTGCAATCCTTCACGGGCGAAGTGGGCGCCTTCAGCGAAGGACAGAAAGGTTACGAGCTGTCGGATGCGGACGGCCTGCTGCGTCTGACCTTCGACACCATCGACCTGTCCAACCGCACCGAGAACCACGTGTTGAAGGTCTCGCTCGACACCTTCCTGGTCGAGACCGGCTGGGAAGCCGATGACCTGCTGCGTATCGTGGTGGAAACCAACCTCGGCACGTTCACACTGATCGACACAAGCGGACAGGACATCGACGACCTCGATATCGAGGGGGCCTGGCAGACCCTGTCCACCAAGCTGCCAGACGGCGTGACCGAGGCATCTCTGGTGGTGGAGTTCGACTCCAATTCCGCCAGCGAGGCGGTCTATCTCGACAACGTGCGGCTGGAAGAGATTTTCCAGGTGACCCAGAGCTTCGAGACCGAAGCCACCGGGGCGCAGTACCAACTCGACGATGCCTCTGACGGCCAGACCGCGTTTGGCGAAGAGGCCGAGGTGCCCAACCGCGCGGGCCTTGCCACCGTGGACAGCACTGCAGCCTCTGCCGGTCAGCTTGGCTTTGACCTCACTTGGGTGAACACCCGCGGCGACGTGGGTCTGTCAGATGGCGATTTCATCGGCGTACAGAACTATGCCGGTGTCGTCGGCGCCTACAGCGATGGCCTTCAAGGGTATGAGTTGTCGGACGGGGATGGCTTGCTGAGGCTGTCCTTCGACACGCTCGACCTGACGGACGTGGGCGAACTGACCTTCTCCATCGACTATTTCCTGCAATCGACCGGCTACGAATCCGACGACCTGCTGAAGGTCTACGTCGCCACCGACGCGGGCGAGGTCATCCTGCTCGACTCCACCTGGCAGGACATCGACGACCTGGGCATCGAAGGCGCGTGGAACACCCTGTCGGCCACGGTCGACGCATCCGTGAACAGCGCCCAACTGATCGTGGAGTTCGACAGCAACTCCGGCAGCGAGGCGGTCTACCTCGACAACGTCATCGTCACCGCCGATCCGGATGCGGTCGTCGAGCCGCCGGTCGAGGACATTACCCTGATTTCAGAGATCCAGGGCGCTGGCGATGCCTCAGCCTTGGTTGGCCAGCAGGTCACCGCGTCGGCCATCGTCACCGCGCTCACGGACGAGGGTTTCTGGCTACAGGAAGAAGACGCTGACAGCGACGGTGACATGGCGACCTCCGAAGGCATCTACGTCTATACGGGCGGCGGCTATGCCGTCACGCTTGGCGATCTCGTCGAGGTCACCGGATCGGTGACGGAGTTCTTCGGCCTGACGGAAATCACCTCGGTCTCCGGCGTCGTGGTCCAGTCCTCCGGCAACCCGTTGCCTTCCGCGACCGTGGTCGCTCTGTCGCCGGACACCGTCCCCGACTGGGAAAGCCTTGAGGGGATGCGGCTGGAGGTCGTCTCGGGCACCATGGACCCGCTGACGATCAACGAGAACTACAACCTCGCACGGTATGGTCAGATCTCGGTTTCGGCGGGCACACAGGTGCAACCGACCCAGATCTACGACGCCCAGACCGAACAGGCCGAAATCGCGGCACTGGCCGAACAGAACGCCAATGCCTCGCTCCTTCTGGATGACGGCGTCAGCAGCCAGAATCCCGACGAGTTCCAGTACATCCCCGACAACAACCCGCTGGACGGCAACGACTATCTCGACAAGGCCGACGACTTCGGGGACATGGGCTCCACCGTGCGCCTCGGCACCGGGATCGCGCAGCCGATAGAGGGCGTGCTGGGCTTCGCCTTTGACGAATGGACGCTGCAGGTCACCGATACGCTGGTGTTCGACGAAAGCGCGAACCCGCGCCCGACCACCGCGCCGGACGTGGGCGGCAGCCTGCAGGTAGCCTCCTACAACGTGCTGAACTTCTTCACCACGATTGACGAGGGCTCGAACGCCACCGGACCGAACGGCGATCTCGATCCGCGCGGCGCCGACACTGCGGACGAATTCGCCCGCCAGTCCGCCAAGATCGTCGACGGCATCATCGGCACCGGCGCCGAGGTTCTGGCCCTGCAGGAGATCGAGAACAACGGCACCACGGCCATCGGCACGCTGGTCGATCTGCTGAACGCCGAGGGCACCGCCGCCACCTATGCCTACGTCGATCCGACGGGGACGGGGGACTTCATCGGCGAGGATGCGATCACCACGGGGATCATCTACGATGCGTCCGCCGTGACGTTGCTGCACTCCGAATACCTCGTGTACGCGGAACCCTCTGCCGATGCGACGGCGGCCATCGCCATGGATCTGGCAAGCTACATCGGGGGCAGCTTCGACGACTACCAGCGCAACCGTCCGTCCGTGGCCGCGACCTTCGAGGATGCCAGCGGCAACACGTTTACCGTCGTGTCCTCGCACTTCAAATCCAAGGGGCCGAGCGGGCTCGACAACTTGGCGGGAGACGCGGAAACTTGGCTGACCAACAACCCCGGCAACGCCAATTACACGACTGTCGAGGGACTGCTGGCCGACCTCTATGCCGATCCCAACTACGATCAGGGTGACGGTCAGGGCTTCTGGAACGGGGTCCGCCTCGACGCGGCGGTCGAACTGGCCGACTGGATCGCCAACACCTACGATGGCGGCGGCACCACGAACTATGCCCTGCTTGGCGACATGAACTCCTACGCCGAGGAAGACGCGGTCCAGTATCTCGACGATAACGCCGGTCTGGTCGACTTGATCGACACCTTCGTGCCGGGCGGTCAGGATGAGGCGTATTCCTACGTCTTCGACGGCCAGCGGGGCACGCTGGATCAGGGGCTGGCCGACACGGCACTGGCGGCGCATGTCACCGGCGCGGCGGAGTGGCACATCAACGCCGACGAACCCGGCCTGATCGGATACGACACCAGCTTCAACGATCCGGACTTCTACAACGACGGCGTCTACGCCTCTTCTGACCACGATCCGCTGATCTTCGGGCTCGATTTCAACATCGTCTGAGCCTGCACCGTCTGGACGAACCGAAAGCGCGGCCTCTTCCGGGGCCGCGCTTTTCGCTTTCGCAGGGACGCCGCGCTGTCAGGCGTCGTGCGGGATACCGAAGAACCGAAGGTATTTGTCGATGGCCCGGGCGATGACCTCTTCGGGATGATCCGGAGCGGGCAACCCATAGATGTGCGTGCGGATACCGATGTAGACGATCCCGCCGTGCAGGTTCCACAGATCCTCCATGGTGGGCTGCGTCTGTCCGGGCGTCAAAGCAGCCGTCTCCGCCAGCACCGGGCGGAGAATCACGTTGCCCAGGTGTTCGAGGTAGCGGTTATTCAGGGCCGCCCCGGCGAGGCCCGAGAACATGAATATCCGCATCCAGTCATGTTCGAAGATAAGCCCGCTGTATTCCGTGTAGAACGCCAGCAGTCGCGCCCTCAAAGGCACGGACCGGTCGGTGAGCCGGTCGGGCCAGTCGTTGGACAAACGGCCCAGGTAGACCTTTTCGTAGACCGCCTCCAGCAGCTCTTCTTTGGTGGCGAAGTATTTGAAAAGAAGGGATTGCGTGACCCCGAGTCGCTTGGCCAGCTGGCGGGTATTCCCCTCCAGTCCGACCTCGGCAAAGAAGCGCACGGCCTCGTTCACGATCTGCTCGCGCCGTTCCTTTGGAGGCAGTCTCCGGCGGGTGCCCGCGTCCCTGTCCTGTTCGTTTTCTTTGTCCACGACGGTGTCCCCGGTTCGTTGTCCCGGAACCCGTTTAGCAAATTTTCCTTGTAATGCTCACAGTTTTATAGATCATCCGCTCAACAGTAGTGAGCATACGATCAATAATAGGCAAAAGCCGGGTCGCGCTCATGGAGGGAGGATACCATCATGAAGGCATCGGCGGGCGGATATGCCCGGGCTGTCGACGTCGCGCACGCGCTGGAGCTGATGGCCGGGTCGGAGGGGGCTGGTCGTTTTCTGGCTGGCGGCCAGAGCCTTGTCGCAGCGATGAACATGCGCCTCTCGGAAGGCGACATGCTGATCGACATTTCCCGTATCGCAGACCTTTCCGGTGTCCGCGAGGACGGCGACCGCCTTCGGATCGGCGCGCTGACGCGGCATGCGCAGGTCGGCAACGACCCGATGATCCGCGCCCATGCGCCCCTTCTGTCCACGGCCGTGGACTACATCGCCCACGCCGCGATCCGCAACCGCGGCACCATCGGCGGGGCGCTGGCCCATGCCGATCCTGCCGCCGAATTCCCCGCCTGTGCCCTGGCACTTGGCGCGACGATGCACGCAAGCGGCAGCGCCGGCACGCGCGACATTTCCGTGGAGGACTTCTTCGAGGACGTCTTTACCACCGCGCTTGAGGAGGGAGAGATCCTGACGGCAATCTCCGTCCCGAAGGCAGAACCGGACGAAGTGCAGGTGATCGAGGAGGTCGCGCGCCGGTCCGGCGATTATGCTCTGACGGGCCTTTGCCTCGTCCGGCGCAAGGCGAGGCACCGGCTGTCGGTGTTCTCTGCCGGGCCGGTGCCCACGCTGGCCCGCGGCGCGATGCAAGCGCTCGACGCGGGCGACACAGAGGCGGCGGTCGAAGCCCTGCGCAAAGAGATCGACCCGCCCTCCGACACCCAAGCAAGCGGCAGCTACCGACGGCATCTGGCAGGCGTGCTTTTGCGGCGTGCCGTGGCGCGCATCGAAGGAGACAACCCATGACACAGGCCTTCCGCGACAAGGTGGACATTTCCCTGACCGTGAACGGCGAACCGGTCGAGGCGCGCGTGCCCGCCGGACAACATCTCGTCGATTTTCTGCGCATGGAACTGGCGCTGACAGGCGCCCATGCGAGTTGTGAACACGGTGTCTGCGGCGCTTGCACGATCAGGGTCGACGGACAGGCGGTCCGTGGCTGCCTGATGTTGGCCGCACAGGCCGACGGGACAGAGGTCTGGACAGTCGAAGGGTTGACCGACGTTGGCACCATCTCCGACCTGCAGGACGCCTTCGTCGCGCGCAACGCGCTGCAGTGCGGCTTCTGCACGCCGGGAATGCTGGTCGCCGCAGAGGAGCTGCTGAGCCGCGGCGCCGTCCCATCGCGGGCTGATATCAGGGAACACCTGTCGGGCAATTACTGCCGTTGCACAGGCTACGAGTCCATCGTCGACGCGGTCGAAAGCGTCGCACAGGCGCGCGCCGGGAAGGGCCGCGCATGACCATCGCATTCGGAAACCCCGACCGGCCCAATTCCTACATCGGCAAGACGGTCCCCCGCCCCAACGCCGCGAAGCTGGTGCAAGGGCGCGGGCGCTACGTCGACGATATCACCCTGCCCCGCATGGTGCATGTGGCCTTTGTTCGGTCGCCCTTTGCTCACGCGCGGATCAAACGGATCGACATGGCCGACGCCAAGGACGTGAAGGGTGTGCTGCGGATCTTCACCGGCACCGACCTGGCCCAGGTCTGCACGCCCTGGGTCGCCGTTCTGGCGCACCTGAAAGGCCTGAAGTCCCCGCCGCAGCACGCGCTGGCAGTCGACCGGGCGACCTGGGTGGGCGAACCCGTGGTGGCCGTCGTCGCCACGAGCCGCGCCGCGGCAGAGGACGGCGCGGCCCTGATCGACGTGGACTACGACCCGCTCCCCGTTGTCACGGACACGATGACCGCGCTCGACCCCGACACGCCCGTCATCCATCCCGACCTGGGCGACAACCTCGCCTTCCAGCGTCAGCACGAAGAGGGCGATGTAGAGGCCGCGATGGCTTCTGCCCACAAGGTGATCTCCGCGAGCTTCCGCACCGCGCGTCATACCGGCGTCACGCTCGAACCGCGTTCCATCCTCGTCGACTGGAACCCGGCCGAAGGGCAAATGACCGCCTACCATGCGACTCAAGCACCGCACATGATCCAGACGGTTCTGGCAGAGCACCTCGGCGTTCCGGAAGGCCGGGTGCGGGTGATTTGCGGCGACGTGGGCGGGTCTTACGGGATCAAGGTTCACGTCTATCCCGACGAGGTCGCGACCGCTGCCATCGCCAAGGTCATGGGCCGCCCGGTCAAGTTCATCGCCGACCGGCTGGAGAGCTTTTCGACCGACATCCACGCCCGCGACCACGAGATCGAGGCGAAGATCGCGGTGGATGCCGATGGCAGGATCCTTGCTATCGACGTGGACGACTGGACAGGGATCGGCCCGTATTCCGTCTATCCGCGCACCTCGGCCATCGAGGGCAACCAGGTGGTGAACCTTTGCGGCGGGCCCTACGATTTCGCCAACTACCGGGCGAAGACGACGGTGGTGTTCCAGAACAAGACACCGACCTGCCAGTACCGTGCGGTGGGCCACCCCATCGCCGTGGCGATCACCGAGGGGCTGGTGGACATGGCCGCCGCCGCCATTGGCATGGACCCGGTCGAAATCCGGCGCCGCAACATGTACGCCGACGACGCCTACCCCGTGACCTCGCCCGCCAAGATGCGGTTCGAGGGGCTGTCGCACCATGCCTCGATGGACAAGCTGGTGGCCATGATGGACTACGACGCGCTCCGCGCCGATCAGGCGGAGGCGCTGAAGCAGGGCAAGCGGCGCGGCATCGGCATTGCGTCCTTCATCGAACTGACCAACCCCTCGCCCTTCATGTACGGCATCGGCGGGGCGCGGATCTCGGCTCAGGACGGCTGCACGGTGCGGATGGACCCCGACGGCTCCATCGTCGCGCTGTCCGGCGTGACGGAGCAGGGACAGGGCACCGAGGCGATGCTGAGCCAGGTCGTCGCCGAAGGAGTCGGTGTGCCGCCCTCGTCGGTGCGCGTCATCACCGGGGACACGCAGGTCACGCCCTACGGCGGCGGCACATGGGCGTCGCGCGGGGCCGGCATCGGCGGAGAGGCAGCCCTTCAGGCGGCCCGTGCCCTGCGGCAGTCGATCCTCGATGTGGCGGCCTCGATGCTCCAGGCCGACAGTGGCGCGCTCGACATCCGCGACGGTCAGGTGGTGAACGCCGACAGTGGTGAGGCGCGCCTGCCGCTGGAGGAACTGGGCCGGATCGTCTATTTCCGGGGCGACACCCTGCCCAAGGGACTGCCGCGCGAACTGGTGCAGACCCGGCACTTCATCACGATGGACTATCCCTTCGCCTTCACCAACGGCGTGCAGGCCTCTTACGTCGAGGTCGACACCGACACCGGCGTCGTCACACTGCTGAAGCACTGGTGCGTCGAGGATTGCGGGCGGGTCATCAACCCGCAACTGGTCGACGAACAGATCCGTGGCGGCATCGTGCAGGGCCTTGGCGGCGCGCTCTACGAAGAAATCCACTACGACAGCGACGGTCAGCTGCTGAACGGCTCGATGGCGGATTACCTCGTGCCGATGGCGGCCGAGATGCCGGACATGCAGATCGGCCATGTCGAGACGCCCACCGCCGAAAGCGAACTGGGCGCCAAGGGGGCGGGAGAGGCCGGCACGGCCGGTGCCCCGGCGGCTGTCATGAACGCGATCAACGACGCCCTTCGCCCGCTTGGGGCGCAGGTCACGGAGATGCCCTTCACCCCGGAGCGCATCCTGCGTGCGCTCGGGGCATTCGAGGACTGAACCAAACGACGGGCGCGACGGGAGCGCGCCCCGCACCAGGGAGGAACAACCATGACTTTCATGAAACTGGCGACCACGACCGCAATGGCCGTGCTGATGGGCGGCGCCGCG is a genomic window containing:
- a CDS encoding FAD binding domain-containing protein, giving the protein MKASAGGYARAVDVAHALELMAGSEGAGRFLAGGQSLVAAMNMRLSEGDMLIDISRIADLSGVREDGDRLRIGALTRHAQVGNDPMIRAHAPLLSTAVDYIAHAAIRNRGTIGGALAHADPAAEFPACALALGATMHASGSAGTRDISVEDFFEDVFTTALEEGEILTAISVPKAEPDEVQVIEEVARRSGDYALTGLCLVRRKARHRLSVFSAGPVPTLARGAMQALDAGDTEAAVEALRKEIDPPSDTQASGSYRRHLAGVLLRRAVARIEGDNP
- a CDS encoding TetR/AcrR family transcriptional regulator; the encoded protein is MDKENEQDRDAGTRRRLPPKERREQIVNEAVRFFAEVGLEGNTRQLAKRLGVTQSLLFKYFATKEELLEAVYEKVYLGRLSNDWPDRLTDRSVPLRARLLAFYTEYSGLIFEHDWMRIFMFSGLAGAALNNRYLEHLGNVILRPVLAETAALTPGQTQPTMEDLWNLHGGIVYIGIRTHIYGLPAPDHPEEVIARAIDKYLRFFGIPHDA
- a CDS encoding (2Fe-2S)-binding protein translates to MTQAFRDKVDISLTVNGEPVEARVPAGQHLVDFLRMELALTGAHASCEHGVCGACTIRVDGQAVRGCLMLAAQADGTEVWTVEGLTDVGTISDLQDAFVARNALQCGFCTPGMLVAAEELLSRGAVPSRADIREHLSGNYCRCTGYESIVDAVESVAQARAGKGRA
- a CDS encoding TRAP transporter permease, coding for MTDQAAPPVPAETHGVTFPAGRVGRFLFWIAVIFSLFQIATAAHLVDMPSQIVRAIHVGFLMALSFPLVAYAREAGPVLRALAWALAAAGLLVACYQWVEYRDLILRAGRPTSADIAIGVIALVTVFAAAYWMMGIALPIIAGLFLLYCLFGEHLPYPLDHRGYAFEQVIDHMAFGTEGIYGIPIYVSSTYIFLFILFGSFLERAGMIQLFTDVSMGFFGHRQGGAAKVSVVSSGLMGTISGSGVANVVTTGQFTIPLMKRFGYRAEFAGGVESTASMGGQIMPPVMGAVAFIMAETLDVPYVEVVKAALVPAILYFASAFWIVHLEAGKHALRGLPREDLPSPLKAVKDGWMLLVPLGVLVYLLFGGYTPLFAGTVGLGLTVLLILGGSIVLGLPSPALRTVFWIGLGLVTAAFLQFGTDVLFGAVAALLIWCALSKGGRETLSLIRDSLAEGARTALPVGVACALVGVIIGTMTLTGAANTFGQFIVSIGQQNLFLSLVLTMITCIFLGMGIPTIPNYIITSSIAGPALLDLGVPLIVSHMFVFYFGILADLTPPVALACFAAAPIAKANGLRISMEAIKVAAAGFVIPFMAVYTPVLMLQPGGPLAEAIGFWPAVAYVVFKTVVSIALWGVAVIGWLGHRLGWPVRALAMGAAFTLIASLPMTDEIGFALALAVAALIWFGGRKAAEA
- a CDS encoding TAXI family TRAP transporter solute-binding subunit, which codes for MNYLATALRGTVAASIILVGATGAHAQNFVNVLTGGTSGVYYPLGVGLSNIYAENIDKVRTQVQSTKASVENLNLLQDGRGEIAFALGDSVAAAWAGDEEAGFPEKLDKLRGIAGIYPNYVQLVALQESGATTLADLAGKGVSVGAPASGTELNARAIMGAAGMSYDDLGKTEYLPFAESVELMKNRQLDATLQSAGLGVASIRDLSTSVPITVVEIPASIAETLGAPYRAAVIPGGTYDGQDSDVPTVAIANYLVTHSDVSDELAYQMTKLLFENIETLTSSHQAAAQIKLENALEGMPIPLHPGAERFYREQGLIN
- a CDS encoding ExeM/NucH family extracellular endonuclease; protein product: MFHHALNGRAFGRAFSNPFNFEFGTRRGDMLTGTEGTDFIFGRSGDDTVIASDGLDFIMGDRGFDTVVYSGSILDADIALSGLKKGRHHALNASTAIVTITDAQGAVTSVDVLKKVEALYFAADDYTLFLDGTNNAVLAGDDAAATTENTAITLDVADLLSNDTEFDGDTLTITSVDATSALGAMVAMADGQITYTPTFDALAEGETLEDTFTYTVDDGYGGTDTATVTVTVTGTNDAPVLTVSDPAITVDENTTAVTTVSATDADNGAVLSYSLEGDDASLFQIADDGTITFGAGPDYEAPADADTDNTYELTVVVTDEYGARDARAITVTVNDVSEKIAVTQGFETESGGSKYDYDPATGNLTELGDVVDLPNVPGLATVDSTEASAGLWGFDLEWENTRNDVGISDGDFIGVQSFTGEVGAFSEGQKGYELSDADGLLRLTFDTIDLSNRTENHVLKVSLDTFLVETGWEADDLLRIVVETNLGTFTLIDTSGQDIDDLDIEGAWQTLSTKLPDGVTEASLVVEFDSNSASEAVYLDNVRLEEIFQVTQSFETEATGAQYQLDDASDGQTAFGEEAEVPNRAGLATVDSTAASAGQLGFDLTWVNTRGDVGLSDGDFIGVQNYAGVVGAYSDGLQGYELSDGDGLLRLSFDTLDLTDVGELTFSIDYFLQSTGYESDDLLKVYVATDAGEVILLDSTWQDIDDLGIEGAWNTLSATVDASVNSAQLIVEFDSNSGSEAVYLDNVIVTADPDAVVEPPVEDITLISEIQGAGDASALVGQQVTASAIVTALTDEGFWLQEEDADSDGDMATSEGIYVYTGGGYAVTLGDLVEVTGSVTEFFGLTEITSVSGVVVQSSGNPLPSATVVALSPDTVPDWESLEGMRLEVVSGTMDPLTINENYNLARYGQISVSAGTQVQPTQIYDAQTEQAEIAALAEQNANASLLLDDGVSSQNPDEFQYIPDNNPLDGNDYLDKADDFGDMGSTVRLGTGIAQPIEGVLGFAFDEWTLQVTDTLVFDESANPRPTTAPDVGGSLQVASYNVLNFFTTIDEGSNATGPNGDLDPRGADTADEFARQSAKIVDGIIGTGAEVLALQEIENNGTTAIGTLVDLLNAEGTAATYAYVDPTGTGDFIGEDAITTGIIYDASAVTLLHSEYLVYAEPSADATAAIAMDLASYIGGSFDDYQRNRPSVAATFEDASGNTFTVVSSHFKSKGPSGLDNLAGDAETWLTNNPGNANYTTVEGLLADLYADPNYDQGDGQGFWNGVRLDAAVELADWIANTYDGGGTTNYALLGDMNSYAEEDAVQYLDDNAGLVDLIDTFVPGGQDEAYSYVFDGQRGTLDQGLADTALAAHVTGAAEWHINADEPGLIGYDTSFNDPDFYNDGVYASSDHDPLIFGLDFNIV